Proteins from one Aulosira sp. FACHB-615 genomic window:
- a CDS encoding sigma-70 family RNA polymerase sigma factor, which translates to MMELDEELRNLVIQACGYPPGSPQRQKLLTKIIRLTSGRLWRESTPYYQDALQQTWLYFCRNICDGLTGQTYDPSYGTVVTWLNAYLKRRLQDFYLNYHREQALTVPLQVRQSWQGGNGEIVDLTDNLQATPQVPPILENVEIWAKIDADGELRGTYVKGRPDVNCQVLILKRLPPEVSWKELSEEFGLPVPTLSSFYQRQCLPRLRNFAESEGIL; encoded by the coding sequence ATCATGGAACTCGATGAAGAGTTACGCAACTTAGTCATTCAAGCCTGCGGTTATCCCCCTGGAAGTCCACAGCGTCAAAAGCTGCTGACCAAAATCATCCGTTTAACTTCCGGTAGACTTTGGCGAGAAAGTACTCCCTATTATCAAGACGCATTGCAACAAACTTGGTTATATTTCTGTCGTAACATTTGTGATGGCTTAACAGGTCAAACCTATGACCCCAGCTATGGGACTGTAGTAACTTGGCTAAATGCCTATCTCAAACGCAGACTCCAAGACTTTTACCTCAACTATCATCGAGAACAAGCCTTAACAGTTCCTCTGCAAGTGCGCCAGTCTTGGCAAGGTGGAAATGGAGAAATTGTTGATTTAACTGATAATCTCCAAGCTACACCCCAAGTACCGCCGATTCTCGAAAACGTGGAAATATGGGCAAAAATAGATGCAGATGGCGAATTACGGGGTACTTACGTTAAAGGTCGCCCAGACGTAAACTGCCAGGTATTAATTCTCAAACGCTTACCACCAGAAGTTAGCTGGAAAGAACTCTCAGAGGAATTTGGCTTACCTGTTCCTACCCTGAGTAGCTTTTATCAGCGTCAATGTCTGCCACGGTTGCGAAACTTTGCGGAATCTGAAGGCATTTTATAA
- a CDS encoding PadR family transcriptional regulator translates to MALAHAILSVLINSPCSGYDLAKRFDKSVEGSVGFFWEASFQQIYRELNRLEEQGWLQAEKVLQENRPDKKIYSVTDLGKQQLCEWIATAETATPFKSDLLIKLYAGYLVNREIILTKLETHQSQHQQRLAVYQEIEKKFFLQPQELPDELKFQYVTLRCGIQTEKAWLAWCAEMIAFLSNPT, encoded by the coding sequence ATGGCTTTAGCCCACGCAATTTTGTCAGTGTTGATCAATAGCCCTTGTAGCGGTTACGACTTGGCTAAAAGGTTTGATAAATCTGTAGAAGGTTCAGTAGGTTTTTTTTGGGAAGCCAGCTTTCAGCAGATTTATCGAGAGTTAAATCGCTTAGAAGAACAAGGCTGGCTACAAGCAGAAAAAGTCTTGCAAGAAAATCGCCCAGATAAAAAAATTTACTCAGTTACAGACTTAGGTAAACAGCAATTATGTGAATGGATTGCGACAGCCGAAACAGCAACCCCATTTAAAAGTGATTTACTTATCAAGCTATATGCTGGGTATTTAGTAAACCGTGAAATTATCCTGACAAAACTCGAAACTCACCAAAGTCAACATCAACAAAGGTTAGCAGTCTATCAAGAAATTGAGAAAAAGTTCTTTCTTCAACCCCAAGAATTACCAGATGAATTGAAATTTCAATATGTCACTCTCCGTTGTGGTATTCAGACGGAAAAGGCTTGGCTGGCTTGGTGTGCGGAAATGATTGCTTTTTTAAGCAACCCCACCTAA
- a CDS encoding DUF4188 domain-containing protein has product MLIIFNYVNSNLVEQLQHSENLAMTTIMPGRFTAEVDSPFVVFLIGMRVNQFWSFSKWLPVAQAMTPMLKTLKEHPEKGFLGGEQFFQVSPLSALMVSYWRSLADLENFARNPSDLHLPAWQRFNKAVGNDGSVGIWHETYIIEPGHYEAIYGNMPAFGLAAATKLVPITKRTDTARARVERVKQF; this is encoded by the coding sequence ATGTTGATTATATTCAACTATGTGAATAGTAACTTAGTTGAACAATTACAACATTCAGAGAATTTAGCCATGACAACAATCATGCCAGGACGCTTCACCGCCGAAGTAGACTCACCATTTGTAGTTTTCTTGATTGGGATGCGTGTTAACCAATTTTGGTCTTTTTCTAAATGGCTACCGGTGGCGCAAGCAATGACTCCAATGCTAAAAACCTTAAAAGAGCATCCCGAAAAAGGCTTTTTGGGTGGAGAACAGTTTTTTCAGGTGTCTCCCTTATCGGCGTTGATGGTGTCATACTGGCGATCGCTTGCAGATTTAGAAAATTTTGCTCGCAATCCTTCGGATCTGCATTTACCCGCTTGGCAACGCTTCAACAAAGCCGTTGGTAACGATGGCAGTGTGGGGATTTGGCACGAAACTTACATCATCGAACCCGGACACTACGAAGCAATTTATGGCAATATGCCAGCTTTTGGTTTAGCTGCGGCGACAAAACTTGTTCCCATCACCAAACGCACTGATACAGCCAGAGCCAGAGTCGAAAGAGTCAAACAATTTTAA
- a CDS encoding 2TM domain-containing protein has product MTSFRSEDVQQILQRAMADQQKDEFSEQQLQEMAAELGISFISLQTAQQQWQQEKEIIKRRQRSNAHRLQKIKPHLISYLVVNLFLIVLNLTTSPSYFWAIYPLLGWGLGLGLHIISIYLQKD; this is encoded by the coding sequence ATGACAAGCTTTCGCTCAGAAGATGTACAGCAAATTCTTCAGCGAGCAATGGCTGATCAGCAAAAAGACGAATTTTCGGAACAGCAGTTACAAGAAATGGCGGCAGAATTAGGTATTTCATTTATTAGCCTGCAAACAGCCCAACAACAATGGCAGCAGGAAAAAGAAATCATCAAACGGCGACAAAGGTCTAATGCTCACCGCTTACAAAAAATCAAACCACATCTGATTAGTTATCTTGTGGTGAATCTATTTTTAATTGTGTTGAATTTAACAACTAGCCCTAGTTACTTCTGGGCAATTTACCCGCTATTGGGTTGGGGATTAGGTCTTGGTCTACATATTATCAGCATTTACCTGCAAAAAGATTAG
- a CDS encoding GNAT family N-acetyltransferase: MLNIRCEAVLDYPAIAEVNRLAFGQENEANLIDKIRLSDRYIPELSLVAEIDNLLVGHILFSYIDLVNTEKIKVIGLAPLAVHPQFQRRGIGSALVTAGLKIADDRGEVLVIVLGHPHFYHRFGFQPSVIYQIESPFPVPDDVFMVKPLQNYQPKYTGKVVYPATFDEV; encoded by the coding sequence ATGCTCAACATTCGCTGTGAAGCTGTGTTAGACTACCCGGCAATAGCTGAGGTAAATAGATTAGCCTTTGGACAAGAAAATGAGGCTAATCTAATAGATAAAATTCGTCTTTCCGACCGCTATATTCCAGAACTTTCATTAGTGGCGGAAATAGATAATCTTCTAGTTGGTCACATTTTATTTAGCTATATTGACCTAGTAAATACAGAAAAAATCAAAGTAATTGGTTTAGCACCGTTGGCAGTTCATCCCCAATTTCAAAGACGAGGAATTGGCAGCGCCTTAGTAACAGCAGGGTTAAAAATAGCCGATGACAGAGGAGAAGTTTTAGTAATTGTATTAGGTCATCCCCACTTTTATCATCGCTTTGGTTTTCAGCCTTCTGTTATTTATCAAATCGAGTCTCCTTTTCCCGTACCGGATGATGTTTTTATGGTGAAACCACTGCAAAACTATCAGCCCAAGTATACGGGAAAGGTTGTTTATCCAGCTACTTTTGATGAGGTTTGA
- a CDS encoding glycoside hydrolase family 10 protein, which produces MKRFLKRCVEVVVWNVAQSRKQAFFGVMVVLSAIATFLLSFPIAAQNLPANSELRGVWLTNIDSNVLFERNRLKNALQKLDELNFNTVYPAVWNWGYTLYPSKVAAKVIGRSLDPTPGLQGRDMLKEIVDTGHKQGLTVIPWFEFGFMAPADSLLAKNRPQWLTSRSNGTKIVKEGIHDRVWLNPFHPDVQKFIQDLIVEIVRNYDIDGIQFDDHFGLPSELGYDAYTVALYKKEHGGKAPSKNSKDPEWVRWRANKITDFMKRVFTAIKTTKKNCLVSVAPNPQRFSYEYFLADWQKWERLGLVEELVLQIYRDDLNVFIKELEYPEVKAARSHIPVSIGIITGLKNKNVPIDQIQTQVQKVRDRNFAGVSFFFYETLWNLSKESATLRQAGLQKMFPTPANYPNLLAGWNKTVKGQ; this is translated from the coding sequence ATGAAAAGATTTCTCAAGCGGTGTGTTGAGGTAGTGGTTTGGAATGTGGCTCAAAGTCGCAAACAAGCTTTCTTTGGCGTTATGGTTGTTCTCAGCGCGATCGCTACATTCCTACTTTCGTTTCCCATTGCAGCACAAAACCTGCCAGCAAATTCAGAATTAAGGGGGGTATGGTTAACTAATATTGATAGTAATGTGTTGTTTGAACGCAACCGTCTCAAGAATGCTCTGCAAAAGCTGGATGAATTAAACTTCAATACTGTTTATCCGGCGGTGTGGAATTGGGGATATACATTATATCCCAGCAAAGTAGCCGCGAAAGTTATTGGGCGATCGCTTGATCCCACACCAGGGTTGCAAGGGCGCGATATGCTCAAAGAAATTGTTGATACAGGACATAAACAAGGGCTAACGGTGATTCCCTGGTTTGAATTTGGCTTTATGGCTCCTGCTGATTCTTTATTAGCCAAAAACCGTCCCCAGTGGCTCACAAGTCGCAGCAATGGTACAAAAATTGTCAAAGAAGGTATACATGATCGAGTTTGGTTAAATCCCTTCCACCCAGATGTTCAGAAATTTATTCAAGATTTAATCGTGGAAATTGTGCGTAACTACGACATTGATGGGATTCAATTTGATGACCATTTTGGCTTGCCTTCAGAATTAGGCTACGATGCTTATACAGTGGCACTTTATAAAAAAGAACATGGTGGAAAAGCACCCTCGAAAAATTCTAAAGATCCAGAATGGGTGCGCTGGCGAGCCAATAAAATCACCGACTTTATGAAGCGGGTATTTACAGCGATTAAAACCACGAAAAAGAATTGCTTGGTGTCTGTTGCGCCGAATCCTCAGCGTTTTTCTTACGAATACTTTTTAGCCGACTGGCAAAAATGGGAACGTTTGGGGCTGGTGGAGGAATTGGTGTTGCAGATATATCGAGATGATTTGAATGTTTTTATCAAAGAATTAGAGTATCCAGAAGTGAAAGCCGCACGCAGTCACATACCTGTGAGTATTGGAATTATAACTGGATTGAAGAACAAAAATGTCCCCATTGACCAAATTCAAACCCAGGTACAAAAAGTACGCGATCGCAACTTTGCTGGTGTCTCTTTCTTTTTCTATGAAACTCTGTGGAACTTAAGCAAAGAATCAGCCACTTTACGCCAAGCTGGCTTACAAAAGATGTTCCCCACACCAGCAAATTATCCTAATTTATTGGCAGGCTGGAATAAGACTGTCAAAGGTCAATAA
- a CDS encoding caspase, EACC1-associated type: MAKIGLLIGVDEYEPGLNPLPAAGKDIEALRRVLQDPEMGDFHELKSLKNPDPQIMQYEIEALFSERTKEDLILLYFSGHGIKDDAGNLYFATRATKKNSKGELVRSTAVPASFIHEVMKRSRAKRQVIILDCCFSGAFDPILFAKNDNSIDLQGQLGSEGRVVLASSSCTEYSFEQEGAELSVYTRYLIEGIETGAGDLNRDGQISILELHEYASCKIQEFLPNLNPKIIVMRDKGFEIILAKAKCHPPHVLGTTHSKIKIGEIKLEYSSKLNNDRYYNPIPSLLQPFESFISRLITKLDEFSERLLSKYKEETPVIQNFILEIIRLTSDADLVFVMSRANHQNVWDIKAQSHFSEVIDDDDYAEIIKNKILANLPINSIFTSDHHGIFRIHYDEQASVSKAFILIPLDTLDNEFILVCGLLRDSYLLSDAYCTIISSFYLSSQKFYLQSARVEASILDNLKKVYGFVPISFYEKRFSLFCDRLAKIIIYFEPILDLDTFSISGWEALARDPDSLTAPVDLFYAAELWGRKFTIELDKFLLRLAADSYRKALIEAKQNRAYEILPLSVNVYPESLMRTAYFETVREIVKEGKSNQIPARKLILEISEKADLPMYQDGVKLLSPLDTFKLRLSKYVQELKIKFGIDDFGVGYASVSRLAGLNPPYVKIDREILHREPVSVIINFVQQIVSSTNPLNPASIIVEGLDKTSPVKLCQLRKLDISYVQGHLIGKAEPGIYRLSQEKSEFLREQIFAE, from the coding sequence ATGGCAAAAATAGGATTACTAATCGGTGTTGATGAATACGAACCTGGATTAAATCCTCTTCCAGCAGCAGGGAAAGATATTGAAGCATTACGTCGAGTTTTACAAGATCCTGAGATGGGAGATTTTCATGAGTTAAAAAGCTTAAAAAATCCTGATCCTCAGATAATGCAATATGAAATTGAAGCACTTTTCTCAGAACGAACAAAAGAAGATTTAATTCTTTTGTATTTTTCTGGTCATGGTATTAAAGATGATGCGGGTAACTTATATTTTGCAACCCGCGCAACCAAGAAAAACTCCAAAGGAGAATTAGTTAGGTCTACAGCAGTTCCAGCTAGTTTTATTCATGAAGTAATGAAACGTAGTCGAGCCAAACGTCAGGTAATTATCTTAGACTGCTGTTTTAGTGGAGCATTCGACCCAATTTTATTTGCGAAAAATGATAATTCTATTGATTTACAAGGACAACTAGGTTCAGAAGGGCGTGTTGTGCTTGCATCTTCTAGTTGTACTGAATATTCTTTTGAACAAGAAGGGGCAGAACTATCTGTTTATACTCGTTATTTAATAGAAGGTATCGAAACAGGAGCCGGGGATTTGAATAGAGATGGACAAATATCAATCTTAGAACTCCATGAATATGCTAGTTGTAAGATACAAGAATTCTTACCGAATCTCAATCCTAAAATTATTGTCATGCGAGATAAGGGTTTTGAAATTATTTTAGCAAAAGCTAAATGTCATCCTCCCCATGTTTTAGGAACAACTCATAGTAAAATTAAAATCGGAGAAATTAAGTTAGAATATTCCAGTAAACTCAACAATGATAGGTACTATAATCCTATCCCCAGTCTATTACAGCCGTTTGAGTCATTTATTAGTAGGTTAATTACTAAATTAGACGAATTTTCGGAGAGACTTTTATCTAAATATAAAGAAGAAACTCCTGTAATTCAAAATTTTATTCTAGAAATCATCAGATTAACTTCCGATGCAGACCTAGTGTTTGTCATGAGTCGTGCTAACCATCAAAATGTTTGGGATATTAAAGCACAGAGTCATTTTAGCGAAGTTATTGATGATGATGATTATGCTGAGATTATTAAAAATAAAATCCTGGCGAATCTTCCCATTAACTCTATATTTACTTCAGACCATCATGGAATTTTTAGAATCCACTATGATGAACAAGCATCAGTATCTAAAGCCTTTATATTAATACCTTTAGATACATTAGATAATGAATTTATTTTAGTCTGTGGTTTACTGCGAGATTCTTACTTACTCAGTGATGCTTACTGTACGATTATTTCTAGTTTCTACTTATCTAGTCAAAAATTCTATCTCCAATCCGCCAGAGTAGAAGCATCCATTCTGGATAACTTAAAAAAAGTATATGGATTTGTCCCAATTTCTTTTTATGAGAAAAGATTTAGTCTTTTCTGCGATCGCCTGGCTAAAATTATTATCTATTTTGAGCCAATTCTTGATTTAGACACATTTTCAATTAGTGGCTGGGAAGCTTTAGCCCGTGACCCAGATAGTTTAACTGCGCCTGTAGATTTATTTTATGCTGCTGAGTTATGGGGACGTAAATTTACCATAGAGTTAGATAAATTTCTCCTCAGATTAGCGGCTGATAGCTACAGAAAAGCATTGATAGAAGCCAAACAAAATAGAGCTTATGAGATACTACCTTTATCTGTGAATGTATATCCAGAATCTTTGATGCGAACAGCTTATTTTGAAACTGTGCGTGAAATTGTCAAGGAAGGAAAAAGCAATCAAATTCCAGCGAGAAAACTAATTTTGGAAATTTCCGAAAAAGCTGATTTACCTATGTATCAGGATGGGGTCAAACTGCTATCGCCATTAGATACATTTAAATTGAGATTATCTAAATATGTCCAAGAGTTAAAAATTAAATTTGGAATTGATGATTTTGGTGTAGGTTATGCTTCAGTTTCTCGATTAGCCGGACTTAACCCGCCTTATGTCAAAATTGATCGAGAAATTCTGCATCGTGAACCAGTGAGTGTGATTATCAATTTTGTTCAACAGATAGTTTCATCTACCAATCCACTCAATCCTGCCAGTATTATTGTTGAGGGATTAGATAAGACTTCGCCAGTGAAATTATGTCAATTGAGAAAATTAGATATTAGTTATGTACAAGGTCATTTAATTGGCAAAGCGGAACCGGGAATTTATCGTTTATCTCAAGAAAAAAGTGAGTTTTTGCGAGAACAAATTTTTGCAGAATAA